From the Deinococcus radiophilus genome, one window contains:
- a CDS encoding acetate--CoA ligase codes for MSMDFALLKQPLVYPTDVLKDETPYTQAQAQEWLNLPAEDYWLKIAAELDWFQPPTRGLEGTFGDFWYFPGATGNVSVNCLDRHPPERTALLYEREDGHTERWTYGRLTDAVARFAAALQDLGVEQGDRVTVYLSNAPEAFIAIHACYRIGAIYSVVFAGFSAHAVRDRLEDAGSRVIVCTDATLRRGRAVDLKGTLDEALGGMDWRTQARPQIIVARRIDPDYPLKDGELDFHELLSATERRAEPARLEANDPGFIIYTSGTTSKPKGLVHSGLGFLTGAYANVKWALNLHENDVYWCTADVGWLTFPIFALVGGLAHGATHVVYEGSIDTPDLGRPYDIMSRYGVTKIFTAPTALRMMRRAGDELVRDYDLDKLELVGLVGEPLDPETFHWVNGNLGGGRLFVNNTYGQTETGTAWASSMVGLTPTRAGSCGHPLPGYHAEVLREDGTTAAPGELGALTLTEPFPCLARTVWGDHARYESTYLSDFPGRYAAHDAALLDPDGQLWVTGRLDDVINVAGHRIGTMELEAALITHPAVSEAGVVGLHDDIKGTVPVAFVVPRGGVQRGPELEDALAEAIAQEVGAIARPGRVIVVDTVPRTRSGKIMRRVLRDLLTSGEATGDLSSLDNPDAIDTVLNAIRG; via the coding sequence ATGAGCATGGACTTTGCCCTCTTAAAACAGCCCCTGGTTTACCCCACCGATGTTCTGAAAGATGAGACACCCTATACGCAGGCGCAGGCCCAGGAGTGGCTGAACCTACCCGCTGAGGACTACTGGCTGAAAATAGCCGCCGAGCTCGACTGGTTTCAGCCGCCCACGCGGGGACTGGAGGGGACTTTTGGCGACTTCTGGTATTTTCCGGGGGCCACCGGCAACGTCAGCGTGAACTGCCTGGACCGTCATCCACCGGAGCGCACCGCCCTGCTGTACGAGCGCGAGGACGGCCACACTGAGCGCTGGACTTACGGCCGGCTGACCGACGCCGTCGCCCGCTTCGCGGCGGCCCTGCAGGACCTGGGCGTCGAACAGGGCGACCGGGTCACCGTCTACCTGTCCAACGCGCCTGAAGCGTTTATCGCCATTCACGCCTGCTACCGCATCGGGGCAATCTATTCGGTGGTGTTCGCAGGCTTTAGCGCCCACGCGGTACGCGACCGGCTGGAAGACGCGGGCAGCCGGGTCATCGTCTGCACCGACGCCACGCTGCGCCGGGGCCGGGCGGTGGACCTCAAAGGCACGCTGGATGAGGCGCTGGGCGGTATGGACTGGCGCACCCAGGCGCGCCCGCAGATCATCGTGGCGCGGCGCATTGACCCGGACTACCCCTTGAAAGACGGCGAGCTGGACTTTCACGAGCTGCTCAGCGCCACGGAGCGCCGCGCCGAACCCGCCCGGTTGGAAGCCAACGACCCCGGCTTTATCATCTACACCTCCGGCACGACCTCCAAACCTAAAGGCCTGGTGCATTCGGGCCTGGGCTTTTTGACCGGGGCTTACGCCAACGTGAAATGGGCGCTGAACCTACACGAGAACGACGTGTACTGGTGCACCGCCGACGTGGGCTGGCTGACCTTCCCGATTTTCGCGCTGGTGGGCGGGCTGGCGCACGGGGCCACCCACGTCGTGTACGAGGGCAGCATCGACACGCCGGACTTGGGGCGGCCCTACGACATCATGAGCCGCTACGGCGTCACCAAGATTTTTACTGCGCCCACCGCCCTGCGGATGATGCGCCGCGCCGGAGACGAGCTGGTGCGCGACTATGACCTGGATAAATTAGAACTGGTCGGACTGGTAGGCGAGCCGCTGGACCCCGAAACCTTTCACTGGGTGAACGGCAATCTGGGCGGCGGGCGACTGTTCGTGAACAACACCTACGGCCAGACCGAAACCGGGACCGCCTGGGCCAGCTCCATGGTGGGCCTGACGCCGACCCGGGCGGGCAGCTGCGGCCACCCCCTGCCCGGCTACCACGCCGAGGTACTGCGGGAAGACGGCACAACTGCCGCCCCCGGCGAACTGGGCGCACTGACGCTCACCGAGCCGTTTCCCTGCTTGGCCCGCACCGTCTGGGGCGACCATGCCCGCTACGAAAGCACCTACCTGAGCGACTTTCCGGGCCGCTACGCCGCCCACGACGCTGCGCTGCTGGACCCCGATGGGCAGCTGTGGGTCACGGGCCGCCTAGACGACGTGATCAACGTAGCCGGGCACCGCATCGGCACGATGGAACTGGAAGCCGCCCTGATTACCCACCCCGCTGTCAGTGAAGCGGGCGTGGTGGGCCTGCACGACGACATTAAAGGCACGGTTCCAGTGGCCTTTGTCGTGCCACGCGGAGGCGTGCAGCGCGGCCCTGAGTTGGAAGACGCTCTGGCCGAAGCCATCGCGCAGGAGGTGGGGGCGATTGCCCGGCCTGGGCGGGTGATCGTGGTGGACACCGTGCCGCGCACCCGCAGCGGCAAGATCATGCGCCGAGTGCTGCGTGACCTGCTGACCAGCGGCGAGGCGACGGGCGACCTGAGCAGCCTGGACAACCCCGATGCCATTGACACGGTGCTAAACGCCATTCGCGGCTGA
- a CDS encoding chloride channel protein, which produces MRPPSFAPLSRQNLLRRWQSARLVLLSVLGGVLIGLLATLLRLGLGVLTSAASAVTGYAPPGTPGEGGLMMSFGTPQALGLLLLPALGALYVWLMPRDGEALNQMVRVGLGKRSDADERWALDSEVQTLSAAALASAGGLLVGRDAAFAALGRLGTRLLGLLTRLSAGEHRTLVLATTAAALGAVLHAPLAAAVLVAEVLYRRFEFEYEVLMSCVLAAITAYAVYGTVFGFRPLFQPPVMDGLGMGDLLPGLLITLVATALAWLVLRLSDILPQPRFSTERLAAGAGFGALSAVLVLLVGPQVLGDGSGWMALGLNGMLDAAGALETAGWRWLLLALGAGLAFGAGVLPSLALGGLLGAGLGGLLGGDPALGTLLGAAAFLTVTHNTPVAATLLAVAWGGDAVLPAALLAAGLAHLLSGEVGLLPAQVASRSRRAAEADAAALVLAEAEARRDQGSENGERQIYRRAVPSTWGGVAIGRLALPPSVEVVGLVRDGEVLLPRRSVRLLRGDEVMLLARPDAYAALDALLELPELR; this is translated from the coding sequence GTGCGTCCGCCCAGTTTTGCCCCACTCAGCCGTCAAAACCTGCTGCGCCGCTGGCAGAGTGCAAGGCTGGTGCTGCTCAGCGTGCTGGGCGGAGTGCTGATTGGCCTGCTCGCAACGCTGCTGCGGCTGGGTCTGGGGGTGCTGACCTCGGCGGCCAGCGCCGTTACAGGTTACGCCCCACCCGGTACACCCGGTGAAGGCGGACTGATGATGAGCTTTGGGACACCGCAGGCGCTGGGGCTCCTGCTCTTGCCCGCGCTGGGAGCCCTGTATGTCTGGCTGATGCCCCGTGACGGTGAGGCCCTGAATCAGATGGTGCGGGTTGGCCTGGGTAAACGCAGCGACGCCGATGAGCGCTGGGCGCTGGACAGTGAAGTGCAGACCCTCAGCGCCGCCGCGCTGGCTTCGGCGGGCGGGCTGCTGGTGGGCCGCGACGCCGCCTTTGCCGCGCTGGGCCGCCTGGGTACGCGGCTGCTGGGACTGCTCACCCGCCTGAGTGCCGGCGAACACCGCACCCTGGTTCTGGCGACTACAGCCGCAGCCTTAGGCGCCGTACTCCACGCCCCGCTGGCCGCCGCCGTACTGGTGGCCGAAGTCCTGTACCGCCGCTTTGAATTCGAGTACGAAGTGCTGATGTCCTGTGTACTGGCGGCCATTACGGCCTACGCGGTCTACGGAACGGTGTTCGGATTCCGGCCACTTTTCCAACCCCCGGTCATGGACGGTCTGGGGATGGGCGACCTGCTTCCGGGTCTGCTGATCACGCTGGTCGCTACCGCTCTGGCGTGGCTGGTCCTGCGCCTGAGCGACATCTTGCCCCAGCCACGCTTTTCGACCGAACGACTGGCAGCCGGCGCCGGCTTCGGTGCGCTGAGCGCCGTGCTGGTATTGCTGGTTGGACCCCAGGTGCTGGGTGACGGTTCAGGCTGGATGGCCCTGGGCCTGAACGGAATGCTGGACGCCGCAGGCGCGCTGGAAACCGCCGGCTGGCGCTGGCTGCTGCTGGCGCTGGGGGCAGGGCTGGCGTTTGGGGCGGGCGTGCTGCCCAGTCTGGCCCTAGGCGGCTTGCTGGGGGCAGGCCTGGGTGGATTGCTGGGCGGCGACCCGGCACTGGGCACGCTGCTGGGTGCCGCTGCCTTTTTGACCGTTACCCATAACACTCCAGTGGCGGCCACCTTGCTGGCGGTGGCCTGGGGTGGTGACGCGGTGCTGCCTGCTGCGCTGCTGGCCGCCGGGCTGGCCCACCTGCTCAGCGGCGAGGTGGGTCTCCTGCCTGCACAGGTGGCTTCCCGTTCCCGCCGCGCCGCTGAGGCCGACGCCGCCGCCCTGGTGCTGGCCGAAGCCGAGGCCCGCCGTGATCAGGGCAGCGAAAACGGCGAGCGGCAGATTTACCGCCGCGCTGTCCCCAGTACCTGGGGTGGAGTGGCCATCGGGCGATTGGCCCTACCGCCCAGTGTGGAAGTCGTGGGTCTGGTGCGTGACGGCGAGGTACTGCTTCCCCGCCGTAGCGTCAGATTGCTGCGAGGCGACGAGGTGATGCTGCTGGCCCGTCCCGACGCCTACGCAGCGCTGGACGCCCTGTTGGAGCTGCCGGAATTGAGATAG
- a CDS encoding ADP-ribose pyrophosphatase has product MSHALYIGRFQPPHHAHLASALAALEHSSQLTLALGSANLARSIKNPWTPAEREELWRLALAAAGADLGRVRFCALPDRFDAERWAADVRGLFAPGDPVTLVGYVKDDSSAYLHWFPGWERLVLPELEGGISATELRRAYFLEGPDSPLLPGHLPAATLPWLHDWANTPDYARLQVEWQAVDAAKTQVPAEQREQLWLWRDGEDILVHQRPGPIGAGLWELPGVALPAAVEGAGTLYSGGGRTLTGQTLSWVALAAPPAELRADLQRLPLAEALVNPRQFYADHAVIVDKLLD; this is encoded by the coding sequence ATGTCTCACGCTCTTTACATCGGACGCTTTCAGCCGCCGCACCACGCCCATCTGGCCTCAGCACTTGCTGCCCTGGAACACTCGTCCCAACTGACACTGGCCCTGGGCAGTGCCAATCTGGCCCGCAGCATCAAGAATCCCTGGACGCCTGCCGAGCGTGAGGAACTGTGGCGGTTGGCACTAGCGGCGGCGGGTGCAGACCTGGGCCGGGTGCGCTTTTGCGCGCTGCCCGACCGCTTCGACGCCGAGCGCTGGGCCGCCGATGTGCGCGGTCTGTTCGCCCCCGGCGATCCGGTCACGCTGGTGGGTTACGTCAAGGACGATTCGAGTGCCTATCTGCACTGGTTTCCAGGCTGGGAGCGGCTGGTCTTGCCGGAACTGGAAGGCGGTATCAGCGCCACCGAGCTGCGCCGCGCCTATTTTCTAGAGGGGCCGGACTCACCGCTGTTGCCGGGGCACTTGCCCGCCGCGACTCTGCCTTGGCTGCATGATTGGGCCAACACGCCTGACTATGCCCGCTTGCAAGTAGAGTGGCAGGCGGTCGATGCGGCCAAAACCCAGGTTCCTGCCGAGCAGCGTGAACAACTGTGGCTCTGGCGCGATGGGGAAGACATCTTGGTCCATCAAAGGCCCGGGCCAATCGGGGCAGGGCTATGGGAGTTGCCGGGTGTGGCTTTGCCTGCTGCTGTGGAGGGCGCAGGCACGCTCTACAGCGGCGGCGGGCGCACCCTGACCGGGCAGACCCTCAGTTGGGTGGCGCTGGCCGCTCCGCCCGCTGAGTTGCGCGCGGACTTGCAGCGCTTACCGCTGGCCGAGGCCTTGGTGAACCCTCGGCAGTTCTACGCCGATCACGCCGTCATTGTGGACAAGCTGCTGGACTGA
- a CDS encoding DUF433 domain-containing protein, whose amino-acid sequence MSLLDRITVNPQQCGGRPCIRGMRIRVSDILDLLGAGVEVEEILADHPDLEREDVYAALTWAARYVDHPRLSA is encoded by the coding sequence ATGAGCCTGTTGGACCGCATAACCGTCAACCCGCAGCAGTGTGGGGGAAGACCGTGCATTCGTGGTATGCGGATTCGCGTGTCGGACATTCTGGATCTGCTGGGGGCAGGGGTAGAGGTAGAGGAAATCTTGGCCGACCATCCGGATTTGGAACGTGAGGACGTTTATGCGGCATTGACCTGGGCCGCCCGCTACGTTGACCACCCCCGTCTGAGCGCATGA
- the secA gene encoding preprotein translocase subunit SecA yields MFRVPKVLDKLFDNNQRDVNTILKTVVQPVNALEEEMKATEDLAGAFMELRRRVQEGGETLDDVIVPAFALIREAGSRSIGKRHYDVQLIGGTALHQGRIAEMRTGEGKTLVATLALALNALEGKGCHLVTVNDYLAKVGMEEMSLLYRTLGLTVGLVTRDMQPNQRQAAYRADITYITNSELGFDYLRDNMAQSKESLVLRADHPLHYAIVDEVDSILIDEARTPLIISGAAEKATDQYYVMSKLIRRLQKGEPAEPGVREDPTGDYTIEEKGKQVHLTEGGIDKIERLLGMDNLYSPDNMDKAHMIQQAIRARELYHREKDYIVNAEGEVIIIDEFTGRSMPGRRYGEGLHQAIEAKEGVKIENENQTLATVTYQNFFRLYDKFAGMTGTAKTEEKEFLDIYGSDVLVIPTNRPIQRQDQNDLVYRTRGGKYDAVVREVQEIHATGRPILIGTASINTSEEMSAKLKEAGIQHAVLNAKFEAQEASIIAQAGRSGTVTIATNMAGRGTDIMLGGNDEFMIGEALEQNFGVSRYAPEAEALIKAVSRGSDQVYDLGAQIAGVTRGFVEQAVALHNDTLADRQRVKELGGLHIIGTERHESRRIDNQLRGRAGRQGDPGSSRFYLSFDDDLMRLFANERITAMMDRVGFDDSEAIEAKMVTGAIEKAQARVEDRNFGIRKQLLEFDNVMSNQRETIYAQRREVLLGADEEVELSVEGMVGDYLELLLDQYAAPEQPAEEWDLDGLRASVLDAVPQLEHFDFEALRSANPDELDQLLIGAAADALEARKEELSPTMMNSLSRYVMLQVVDQHWKEHLYNMDVLRQGIGLRGYGQRDPFTEYKFEATNMFNEMIETLKGDVTQQVFRMQFG; encoded by the coding sequence ATGTTCCGAGTACCCAAAGTTCTAGACAAACTCTTTGACAATAACCAGCGCGACGTGAACACCATCTTGAAAACGGTCGTTCAGCCAGTCAATGCGCTGGAAGAAGAAATGAAGGCCACCGAAGACCTCGCCGGGGCATTCATGGAGCTGCGGCGGCGCGTGCAAGAAGGCGGCGAGACGCTGGACGACGTGATCGTTCCGGCCTTCGCGCTGATCCGCGAGGCGGGGAGCCGCTCTATCGGCAAACGCCACTACGACGTGCAGTTGATCGGCGGCACGGCACTGCACCAGGGCCGCATTGCGGAGATGCGTACCGGTGAGGGCAAGACGCTGGTGGCGACGCTGGCACTGGCCCTCAACGCGCTGGAAGGCAAAGGTTGTCACCTCGTGACGGTGAACGACTATCTGGCGAAGGTAGGCATGGAAGAAATGAGCCTGCTGTACCGCACCCTGGGCCTGACCGTGGGACTGGTCACGCGCGACATGCAGCCCAACCAGCGCCAGGCCGCTTACCGCGCCGACATCACCTACATCACCAACTCCGAACTGGGCTTCGATTATCTGCGCGACAACATGGCCCAGAGCAAGGAATCGCTGGTGCTGCGCGCCGATCACCCACTGCACTACGCCATCGTGGACGAGGTGGACTCCATCCTGATCGACGAGGCCCGTACGCCACTGATCATCTCGGGCGCCGCCGAGAAAGCCACCGACCAGTATTACGTCATGAGCAAGCTGATCCGCCGCTTGCAAAAAGGCGAACCCGCCGAGCCTGGTGTGCGTGAAGATCCCACTGGCGACTACACCATCGAGGAAAAGGGCAAGCAGGTTCACCTGACCGAAGGCGGCATCGACAAGATCGAGCGGCTGCTGGGCATGGATAACCTCTATAGCCCCGACAATATGGACAAGGCCCACATGATCCAGCAGGCCATCCGCGCCCGCGAGCTGTACCACCGTGAAAAGGACTACATCGTCAACGCCGAGGGTGAAGTGATCATTATCGACGAGTTCACGGGCCGCTCCATGCCGGGCCGGCGCTACGGCGAGGGTCTGCACCAGGCGATCGAGGCCAAAGAAGGCGTCAAGATCGAGAACGAGAACCAGACGCTGGCCACCGTGACCTACCAGAACTTCTTCCGGCTGTACGACAAATTTGCGGGCATGACCGGCACCGCCAAGACCGAGGAAAAGGAGTTCCTGGACATCTACGGCTCGGACGTACTGGTGATTCCGACCAACCGCCCTATTCAGCGTCAGGACCAAAACGATCTGGTGTACCGCACCCGTGGCGGCAAATATGACGCCGTGGTACGTGAGGTGCAGGAAATTCATGCCACGGGCCGCCCGATCCTGATCGGGACCGCCAGCATCAACACCTCCGAGGAGATGAGTGCCAAGCTGAAAGAGGCCGGCATCCAACACGCCGTGCTGAACGCCAAGTTTGAGGCGCAGGAGGCCAGCATCATCGCGCAGGCGGGCCGCAGCGGCACTGTGACTATCGCCACCAACATGGCCGGGCGCGGCACCGACATCATGCTGGGCGGCAACGACGAGTTCATGATTGGCGAGGCGCTGGAGCAGAACTTTGGGGTGAGCCGCTACGCGCCGGAAGCCGAGGCCCTGATCAAGGCCGTCAGCCGGGGGAGCGATCAGGTGTATGACCTGGGCGCACAGATCGCGGGCGTGACCCGTGGATTCGTGGAGCAGGCGGTGGCGCTGCACAACGATACCCTGGCTGACCGTCAGCGGGTCAAGGAACTGGGTGGTCTGCACATCATCGGCACCGAGCGCCACGAGTCGCGCCGGATCGACAACCAGTTGCGTGGACGCGCCGGACGTCAGGGTGACCCCGGCTCCAGCCGCTTCTATCTGTCTTTTGATGATGATCTGATGCGTCTGTTTGCCAACGAGCGCATCACGGCCATGATGGACCGGGTGGGCTTTGATGACTCCGAGGCTATTGAGGCCAAAATGGTCACCGGCGCGATTGAGAAAGCCCAGGCCCGCGTGGAGGACCGCAACTTCGGTATCCGCAAGCAGTTGCTGGAGTTCGACAACGTGATGAGCAATCAGCGCGAAACCATCTACGCACAGCGCCGCGAAGTGCTGCTGGGCGCCGACGAGGAAGTGGAACTGTCGGTCGAGGGCATGGTGGGCGATTACCTGGAACTGCTGCTGGACCAGTACGCCGCTCCTGAGCAGCCTGCCGAGGAATGGGATCTGGACGGCCTGCGCGCTTCGGTGCTGGACGCCGTGCCGCAGCTGGAGCACTTCGATTTCGAGGCGCTGCGCTCGGCCAACCCCGATGAGCTGGATCAGCTGCTGATCGGTGCCGCCGCCGACGCTCTGGAAGCCCGTAAAGAAGAACTCAGCCCCACCATGATGAACAGCCTGTCGCGTTACGTAATGCTGCAGGTGGTGGACCAGCACTGGAAAGAGCACCTTTACAACATGGACGTGCTGCGCCAAGGCATCGGCCTGCGCGGCTACGGCCAGCGCGACCCCTTTACCGAGTACAAGTTCGAAGCGACCAACATGTTCAACGAGATGATTGAAACCCTCAAGGGCGACGTGACCCAGCAGGTGTTCCGGATGCAGTTCGGGTAA
- a CDS encoding tetratricopeptide repeat protein — protein MRVLTCLLLLALLPTPAQASPQPTASHLLGAPLLTLLTPDEVLELMDSGQLDEAAAAARKAVKVRPDSARARVVLARILARQGRLEKARAMLAEAQALPQWEAEDLGVPYDSPKEIDRVMQRDPARAKGMIADVLLAEGDDPKAHYLLALAEVQLGNYGAAQQALDQARAVDSALDFAHPDTLARLEELLRERPGQTAPLATPGLTPPQPLPWWVWGGVGVGTGALGWWGMVALRRASAAARAERERALFDAEQTLSRQIEAAQLDARRSTDPAAERRVERLRNLEGELRGWSKAGWSGDDIRGHFGMMLAASQSDAAWAAHKAELARQAAEIAASREAERHAHSSSDEPSSFRSGAGDSWSSGSSGSDSGGNNGGSSW, from the coding sequence ATGCGCGTTCTCACCTGTTTGCTCCTGCTGGCGCTGCTGCCTACGCCCGCTCAGGCCAGCCCTCAGCCTACCGCGTCCCATTTGCTCGGTGCCCCCCTCCTGACCCTGCTGACCCCTGACGAGGTGCTGGAACTGATGGACTCCGGACAGCTGGACGAGGCGGCAGCGGCGGCAAGGAAGGCAGTGAAGGTGCGGCCCGACTCGGCGCGGGCGCGGGTGGTGCTGGCCCGCATCCTGGCGCGTCAGGGACGACTGGAAAAGGCGCGGGCGATGCTGGCTGAGGCCCAAGCCTTGCCGCAGTGGGAGGCCGAAGACCTGGGCGTACCCTACGACTCTCCCAAGGAAATAGACCGGGTGATGCAGCGCGACCCGGCCCGTGCCAAGGGCATGATCGCGGACGTGCTGCTGGCCGAGGGCGACGACCCCAAGGCCCACTACCTGCTGGCGCTGGCCGAAGTGCAACTGGGGAACTACGGCGCGGCACAGCAAGCACTGGATCAGGCCAGAGCGGTGGACTCGGCGCTGGACTTCGCGCATCCGGATACACTCGCCCGCTTGGAGGAATTGCTGCGCGAGCGCCCCGGCCAGACCGCGCCGCTGGCCACCCCCGGCCTGACCCCACCTCAACCGTTGCCCTGGTGGGTCTGGGGCGGGGTAGGCGTGGGCACGGGGGCGCTGGGCTGGTGGGGCATGGTCGCCCTGCGCCGCGCCTCCGCCGCAGCCAGAGCCGAGCGGGAGCGCGCCCTTTTTGACGCCGAGCAGACCCTCTCGCGGCAGATCGAAGCGGCCCAGCTGGATGCGCGGCGTAGCACTGACCCCGCTGCCGAGCGGCGGGTAGAGCGGCTACGCAACCTGGAGGGCGAACTGCGCGGCTGGAGCAAGGCAGGCTGGAGCGGCGACGACATCCGGGGGCACTTTGGGATGATGCTGGCCGCCAGCCAGAGCGACGCGGCCTGGGCCGCCCATAAGGCCGAACTGGCCCGGCAGGCTGCCGAAATTGCCGCTTCCCGCGAAGCTGAGCGCCACGCGCACAGCAGCAGCGACGAGCCTTCGAGCTTTCGCAGCGGCGCGGGCGACTCGTGGAGCAGTGGCAGCAGCGGCAGCGACAGCGGAGGCAACAATGGGGGCAGCAGCTGGTAA
- a CDS encoding nitrilase-related carbon-nitrogen hydrolase: MTRHFRAVAVQPQWRMSYFVAPAAFGRWMRGQLELARPQLSDTRPNLVVLTELNGLPLLLLGGVRARTFAGAARELVLRHWPHVLRLMLTERVSPIRAVQLHLSRVTVPLYLHTAQALALAYGVYLCAGSLPLPRYRLDAGGKLRRVPGVLTNAGVIFGPDGRLIGTADKVHLTPPEAAGGLDLTPGRLDDLRVFPTPVGDLGVAISLDAFRADVRGRLQAQGCTVLLQPDANGSAWTADEGLPPDPARIRPQPLAWLESSWQATTSGQFRYAVNPMVVGNLLDLTFDGQSAITGRLDEGTPQSYAMTDPRGGFLKLLPWVAAGTDAELREAGRVRAAGSGHALENEYLTGVVAADLTLPPSHLPPPPPTPHEQALRAWLAGRADMGS; the protein is encoded by the coding sequence ATGACCCGCCACTTCCGCGCCGTTGCCGTGCAGCCCCAGTGGCGTATGAGCTACTTTGTCGCGCCCGCCGCTTTCGGGCGCTGGATGCGCGGGCAACTGGAACTGGCCCGCCCACAGCTGAGCGACACGCGCCCCAACCTGGTCGTGCTGACCGAGCTGAACGGCCTGCCGCTGCTGCTGCTGGGCGGCGTACGGGCACGGACTTTTGCGGGCGCGGCGCGGGAGCTGGTGCTGCGCCACTGGCCCCACGTGCTGCGGCTGATGCTGACCGAGCGGGTGTCGCCTATTCGGGCGGTACAGTTGCATCTGTCACGCGTCACCGTGCCCCTGTATCTGCACACGGCACAGGCGCTGGCCCTGGCCTACGGCGTGTACCTCTGCGCCGGGTCGCTGCCGCTGCCGCGTTATCGGCTGGACGCGGGCGGAAAGCTGCGCCGGGTGCCGGGTGTGCTGACCAATGCCGGCGTCATCTTCGGGCCAGACGGCCGGCTGATCGGCACGGCGGACAAGGTTCACCTCACCCCACCGGAGGCGGCGGGTGGGCTGGACCTGACCCCTGGGCGGCTGGACGACCTGCGGGTCTTTCCCACACCGGTAGGCGACCTGGGTGTGGCGATTTCGCTGGACGCCTTCCGCGCCGACGTGCGCGGGCGTTTGCAGGCGCAGGGCTGCACCGTGCTGCTGCAACCCGACGCCAACGGCTCGGCCTGGACTGCCGACGAGGGGTTGCCGCCTGACCCCGCCCGCATTCGCCCGCAGCCGCTGGCCTGGCTGGAAAGCAGCTGGCAGGCCACCACATCGGGGCAGTTCCGCTACGCGGTCAATCCGATGGTGGTGGGCAACCTGCTGGACCTCACTTTCGATGGGCAAAGCGCTATTACCGGGCGGCTAGATGAGGGCACGCCGCAGAGCTACGCGATGACCGACCCACGCGGAGGCTTCTTGAAACTGCTGCCCTGGGTGGCGGCAGGCACAGACGCAGAGTTGCGCGAGGCAGGGCGCGTGCGGGCGGCGGGCAGTGGACACGCGCTGGAAAATGAGTACCTGACCGGAGTGGTTGCCGCTGACCTGACATTGCCGCCCTCGCACTTGCCTCCGCCCCCGCCCACCCCGCACGAGCAGGCGCTGCGGGCCTGGCTGGCCGGGCGGGCGGACATGGGCAGCTGA
- a CDS encoding DUF5615 family PIN-like protein translates to MRYEQRGDLHLGPLWLDAHLPPALAPWLRETFGIEAYSAAYLGLRDAEDAAIFAQAREAGAVIVSKDADFLERVVRLGPPPRLIYLTCGNTSKAALKILFERQFEQIAILLESGEAVVEVSG, encoded by the coding sequence ATGAGGTATGAGCAAAGGGGTGATCTGCACCTTGGCCCGCTGTGGCTGGATGCCCACCTGCCGCCAGCTTTGGCTCCCTGGCTGCGCGAGACTTTCGGTATAGAGGCTTACAGTGCGGCCTATCTGGGGCTGCGAGATGCCGAAGATGCTGCAATTTTTGCTCAGGCGCGTGAGGCTGGGGCCGTTATCGTCTCCAAAGACGCCGATTTTCTTGAGCGAGTCGTGCGTCTGGGACCGCCGCCCAGGCTGATTTATCTGACCTGCGGAAATACCAGCAAGGCGGCCCTGAAAATACTGTTTGAGCGGCAATTTGAGCAGATTGCTATCTTGCTGGAAAGTGGTGAAGCGGTGGTGGAGGTAAGCGGATGA
- a CDS encoding type III pantothenate kinase — MNHADPAAQPLLVIDIGNTSTVLGLTDGGGRGLRETWRVRTNRDLLPDDLARQVRSLFAMGGHALPRQAVLSSVAPPVGENYVQALERRFGMQTFSVNTANLPQVSVELDDPGGVGADRLCNLFGAQPYLEREGAQYAVVVDFGTSTNFDVIGRGHRFLGGILATGAQVSADALFARAAKLPRIALEAPPRTIGKNTVQALQSGLVFGYAEMVDGLLRRVRAELDAPAVTIATGGFAGVLEGICREVDFYDEGLTLRGLIEMWHSRQQAED; from the coding sequence GTGAACCATGCTGATCCTGCCGCCCAGCCGCTGCTTGTCATCGACATCGGCAACACCAGCACGGTGCTGGGCCTGACCGATGGTGGAGGGCGCGGCCTGCGTGAAACCTGGCGGGTTCGCACCAACCGCGACCTGCTGCCCGACGATCTGGCGCGGCAGGTCCGTAGCCTCTTTGCGATGGGCGGCCACGCGTTGCCCCGGCAGGCGGTCCTGAGCAGCGTGGCCCCGCCGGTGGGGGAGAACTACGTGCAGGCGTTGGAGCGGCGCTTCGGGATGCAGACCTTTAGCGTGAACACCGCCAACCTACCCCAGGTCAGCGTGGAACTGGATGATCCGGGCGGCGTGGGCGCGGACCGGCTGTGTAACCTGTTCGGCGCACAGCCATACCTGGAGCGCGAGGGGGCGCAGTACGCAGTGGTCGTGGATTTCGGCACGTCCACCAACTTCGACGTGATCGGGCGCGGTCACCGCTTCCTGGGCGGCATTCTGGCGACTGGGGCGCAGGTGAGCGCCGACGCCCTGTTTGCCCGCGCCGCCAAGCTGCCGCGCATCGCCCTGGAAGCCCCGCCGCGTACCATTGGCAAAAACACGGTGCAGGCGCTGCAATCGGGGCTGGTCTTCGGCTACGCCGAAATGGTGGACGGTCTGCTGCGCCGCGTCCGCGCCGAGCTGGACGCCCCGGCGGTCACCATCGCCACCGGGGGCTTTGCCGGAGTGCTGGAAGGCATCTGCCGGGAAGTGGATTTCTATGATGAGGGCCTGACCCTGCGGGGCCTCATTGAGATGTGGCATTCCAGGCAGCAGGCAGAGGACTGA